In the genome of Candidatus Saccharibacteria bacterium oral taxon 488, one region contains:
- the fmt gene encoding methionyl-tRNA formyltransferase — protein sequence MPPIIFFGTEAYSLITLKALYEAGFPICAVITKPDMRSGRGHKLTEPPVKTFARQHGILVWQPNKLRDIIPDITALQPVAGVLVAYGKIIPQSIIDLFTPGIINLHPSLLPTWRGPSPIEAAIAHQDSETGISIMQLDAQMDAGPIYTQHRHPLTGTETKPQLYDELFAAGSDLLVRTLPSILAGTLQPTPQNDTDATYCQLLSKDMSLIDPTAMTAAAADAHVRAYLGFPRSRLRIHDRELIITKTRASNAPESPLSVKCCDGRYLAVLELIAPSGKQMTAEAFLRGHQG from the coding sequence ATGCCGCCAATCATCTTTTTCGGCACCGAAGCGTACAGTCTGATTACCCTTAAAGCACTCTACGAGGCAGGATTTCCCATTTGCGCCGTCATCACCAAACCCGATATGCGTAGCGGCCGCGGCCATAAGCTTACCGAACCACCAGTCAAGACCTTTGCCCGCCAACATGGCATCCTCGTCTGGCAGCCCAACAAGCTCCGCGACATTATCCCCGATATCACCGCCCTTCAGCCCGTCGCCGGCGTCCTCGTCGCTTATGGCAAAATTATCCCCCAGTCAATCATTGACCTCTTCACTCCTGGTATTATTAATCTCCATCCCTCGCTACTGCCAACATGGCGCGGCCCTTCACCAATCGAGGCCGCTATTGCACACCAAGACTCAGAAACCGGCATCTCCATTATGCAACTTGACGCCCAGATGGACGCTGGCCCAATTTACACCCAACACCGTCACCCGCTCACTGGCACTGAAACCAAACCGCAGCTATATGATGAACTGTTTGCTGCCGGCAGCGACCTGCTCGTGCGCACGCTGCCAAGTATCCTCGCCGGTACGCTCCAGCCGACCCCACAAAACGACACCGATGCCACGTATTGCCAGCTGCTTTCCAAGGATATGTCACTCATTGACCCGACGGCAATGACCGCAGCCGCCGCCGATGCCCATGTGCGGGCGTATCTCGGCTTTCCACGTAGTCGTCTGCGCATTCATGACCGTGAACTCATTATCACCAAAACTCGCGCCTCAAACGCCCCAGAATCGCCGCTGAGCGTTAAGTGCTGTGATGGACGATATCTTGCCGTCCTCGAGCTGATTGCCCCGAGCGGCAAACAAATGACCGCAGAGGCGTTTCTCCGCGGCCATCAAGGCTAA
- the gyrA gene encoding DNA gyrase subunit A, whose amino-acid sequence MSDQDKQIQSTSDHESIEATPDMIAEASAGLERRRLEHVMQDNFFRYSMSVIVDRALPDVRDGLKPVHRRILYSMNQNGNRSTAKFVKSARIIGDVMGKYHPHGDSAIYDSMVRLAQDWAMRYTLVQGQGNFGSMDGDPPAAHRYTEARLDKPAEELLTDIEKETVDFKDNFDGSEREPIVLPAKLPNLLLNGQIGIAVGMATSIPTHNLGELVDATVELINNPEATVDDLLKHVKGPDFPTGAIVYGGAPMRQAYATGRGSVMMRAVAEIQETKKGRHQIVVTEIPYGVNKATLIEKIGELHKEKRVQLADLRDESSRGKVRIVIELKKDAYPKKVLNQLYKLTALQTSFNYNMLALVNTMQPRILGLHDILSEFVKHRQTVVRRRTEFELKKAKARAHILEGYKIALDHIDEVIKTIRASKTQDEAEKNLRAKFGLSEIQAKAILAMQLRRLTGLEREAVENELRELLKLIARLEAILADEQEILNIIKTELLEMKEKYGDERRSKIINHELGKFSDEELIPDEEAVILLTGENYIKRTLLSDYRKQNRGGKGKRGMTTKEEDIIDQVVPANTHDYLLFFTNRGRIFRLKAYEVPAASLSAKGVAAVNLLQLQPEEKITAIIKHEKNAGDQGYLFMATKHGTVKKTPLGDYANIRTNGLIAIKLDEGDELRWIKKTDGKSDVIISTSAGQAIRFNEQDARPMGRAARGVRGVRLRPNDCVVGMDIVTSDEQTLLVISEKGFGKRTKVTNFPSHKRGGVGIKAAIVTAKTGPIISVQTIDPTMNEALLVSQNGQTIRLGLSDIKLLGRTTQGVTIMRLSDGDAVSSIGLMEKRPDEED is encoded by the coding sequence ATGAGTGATCAGGACAAACAGATACAATCAACCAGTGACCACGAGTCAATTGAGGCAACACCAGACATGATAGCCGAGGCATCAGCAGGCTTAGAGCGACGTCGACTCGAACATGTGATGCAGGATAATTTCTTCCGCTATTCAATGAGCGTTATCGTTGATCGTGCACTGCCAGATGTGCGTGACGGTCTGAAGCCGGTGCATCGCCGTATTTTGTATTCAATGAACCAAAACGGTAACCGTAGTACTGCAAAATTCGTCAAGTCAGCGCGCATCATTGGTGATGTAATGGGTAAATATCACCCGCACGGTGACTCAGCGATTTATGATTCGATGGTGCGTCTGGCGCAAGATTGGGCGATGCGCTATACCTTGGTGCAGGGCCAAGGAAATTTTGGCTCAATGGACGGAGATCCACCAGCCGCTCACCGTTATACTGAGGCGCGACTCGACAAGCCAGCTGAAGAACTACTAACTGACATCGAGAAAGAAACGGTTGATTTCAAGGATAACTTTGATGGTTCAGAGCGTGAGCCAATCGTGCTGCCGGCAAAATTACCAAACCTGCTACTGAACGGTCAGATTGGTATTGCTGTTGGTATGGCGACGAGTATCCCGACGCATAACCTGGGCGAGTTGGTGGATGCGACGGTTGAGCTGATCAATAATCCTGAAGCGACGGTTGATGATTTACTGAAGCACGTTAAGGGTCCGGATTTTCCGACGGGGGCGATTGTCTATGGGGGCGCGCCGATGCGTCAGGCATATGCGACCGGTCGCGGTAGTGTAATGATGCGGGCAGTGGCGGAGATTCAGGAGACCAAGAAGGGGCGGCATCAGATCGTTGTCACGGAAATCCCATATGGTGTAAATAAAGCAACACTAATCGAAAAAATTGGTGAACTTCACAAGGAAAAGAGAGTGCAGCTGGCTGACTTGCGCGATGAAAGTTCTCGAGGTAAGGTCCGCATTGTCATTGAGTTGAAAAAGGATGCGTATCCAAAGAAAGTATTGAACCAGCTATACAAGCTGACAGCGCTCCAGACGAGTTTTAATTACAACATGTTGGCATTGGTTAATACCATGCAGCCACGGATTTTAGGCTTGCACGATATTTTGAGCGAATTTGTGAAACACCGCCAGACTGTGGTGCGCCGTCGTACTGAGTTTGAGCTGAAAAAAGCCAAGGCAAGAGCACATATTCTGGAGGGCTATAAGATTGCGCTGGATCATATTGACGAGGTGATCAAGACGATTCGTGCCTCAAAAACCCAGGATGAAGCGGAAAAGAATCTGCGCGCTAAGTTTGGACTCAGCGAGATCCAGGCCAAGGCTATTTTGGCAATGCAGTTGCGACGCCTGACTGGACTTGAGCGTGAAGCGGTCGAGAATGAACTTCGCGAACTTCTGAAGCTGATCGCAAGGTTAGAGGCTATCTTGGCCGACGAGCAAGAGATTTTGAACATCATCAAGACCGAGCTTCTAGAGATGAAGGAAAAGTATGGCGACGAGCGGCGTAGTAAAATTATCAACCATGAGCTGGGTAAGTTCTCTGATGAGGAGCTAATTCCAGATGAGGAAGCGGTCATTTTGCTAACCGGCGAGAATTACATCAAGCGGACCCTGCTCAGTGACTATCGCAAGCAAAACCGTGGCGGCAAGGGCAAGCGCGGCATGACCACCAAAGAGGAGGATATCATTGACCAGGTGGTGCCAGCAAATACCCATGACTATTTGTTGTTCTTTACGAATCGAGGTCGGATTTTCCGTCTGAAAGCGTATGAAGTACCAGCTGCCAGTCTCAGTGCTAAAGGTGTGGCGGCGGTGAACCTGCTCCAGCTACAGCCAGAAGAGAAGATCACCGCTATCATTAAACACGAGAAGAACGCTGGTGACCAGGGCTACCTATTTATGGCAACTAAGCATGGTACGGTGAAGAAGACTCCGCTTGGCGACTATGCCAATATCCGGACGAACGGGCTCATTGCTATTAAGTTAGACGAGGGTGACGAGCTACGTTGGATCAAGAAAACAGATGGCAAAAGTGATGTAATTATTTCAACATCAGCTGGTCAAGCGATTCGTTTCAACGAGCAGGATGCTCGGCCGATGGGTCGAGCGGCTCGTGGCGTACGCGGGGTGCGTCTACGTCCGAACGATTGCGTTGTTGGCATGGATATCGTTACCAGCGATGAGCAGACACTACTGGTCATTAGCGAAAAGGGCTTTGGTAAGCGCACGAAAGTGACTAACTTCCCAAGTCATAAGCGCGGTGGTGTCGGGATAAAGGCGGCAATCGTGACAGCAAAGACTGGCCCAATCATTTCAGTACAGACGATTGATCCGACGATGAACGAAGCACTGTTGGTATCGCAAAATGGTCAAACAATTCGTCTGGGCTTGAGTGACATCAAGTTGCTCGGTCGAACAACCCAGGGCGTAACGATTATGCGGTTGAGTGATGGTGACGCGGTGTCGTCGATTGGCCTAATGGAGAAGCGTCCAGACGAGGAGGATTAG
- a CDS encoding ROK family protein, with the protein MIIAIDTGGTKTLVGRFTDNGTLETTTRFATPTDITAYIKQVVDTITVIAEGTPVTDISIGLPGTVTDGVATYCINLGWCEVPIRDLLAEHFPDAQIILENDANLAGLASIRRLEPQPACGLYVTIGTGIGTSIILNGTLHPSLRSSEAGHMQVAYQSTIDSWENLASGRALSQQFGELSDATPPEAWFEAAKRLSLGLQALIATIQPNVIVIGGGVGRYTDKFSASLAGLITEKLPSFITYPHIVGAAHPEESVLYGCYDNAIAHR; encoded by the coding sequence ATGATTATTGCGATTGATACTGGAGGCACAAAAACATTAGTCGGACGATTTACCGACAACGGCACACTAGAGACAACAACTCGGTTTGCCACCCCAACAGACATTACGGCGTATATCAAACAGGTCGTTGACACTATCACCGTGATCGCCGAGGGCACACCTGTTACAGATATCTCGATCGGTCTACCCGGCACCGTCACTGACGGTGTCGCTACATATTGCATTAACCTCGGCTGGTGCGAGGTGCCCATCCGCGACCTCCTAGCCGAGCACTTTCCCGACGCCCAAATCATCCTCGAAAATGACGCCAACCTCGCCGGCCTCGCCAGCATACGTCGCCTTGAACCACAACCAGCCTGCGGCCTCTACGTCACTATCGGCACAGGCATCGGCACCAGTATTATCCTCAACGGCACCCTCCACCCCAGCCTACGTAGCAGTGAAGCCGGTCATATGCAAGTTGCGTATCAGTCAACCATCGATTCGTGGGAAAACCTCGCTTCCGGACGAGCGCTCAGTCAACAGTTTGGTGAATTATCGGACGCAACACCGCCCGAAGCTTGGTTTGAGGCTGCCAAGAGACTCAGCTTAGGACTGCAGGCACTGATCGCTACTATTCAGCCAAACGTTATCGTTATCGGCGGCGGTGTCGGCCGCTACACCGACAAATTCTCTGCATCACTAGCTGGACTTATCACCGAGAAGCTGCCATCATTTATCACCTACCCGCACATCGTTGGTGCAGCACATCCCGAGGAGTCTGTACTCTATGGTTGCTACGATAACGCTATCGCCCATCGTTAA
- a CDS encoding translation initiation factor IF-2: MTEKIVAIADSVTVGELATTLNLPVTTLIGELFKNGIAATINQRLDFETASIIVEELGLEVTLKKKEAAVGRARVEHTLSERAVPRPPIVAVMGHVDHGKTSLLDAILGNKTAAGEAGGITQHISAYQTRRNGRMITLLDTPGHEAFAALRQHGAVLTDVVIIVVAADDGVKPQTVEAIRFARSANAKIVVAINKIDKDTANPQLVKTQLASEHGLNPEEWGGDTVMVEVSAKTGQNLDKLLDMVLLVADMEDLRADEDVPAEGLVIEAHMETGRGAVVGLLVEHGQLKPAHYLVAGTAYGRVRTMSDFRGQTMKMAGPSTPVNVTGFKELPQFGDSFRLAKNEKEARHLAQAARLEQEKMAASTNVTSSDILKMMSQQHDAESFNVLVKADVQGSLTSVIDSLKLIDTGGLVDLHVIGSGVGNISENDIHLAVGENTVIYGFNVDLPPAVKRLAAREHVEVRLYRVIYELLDNAKQSMEALLAPEVVETEVGQLSVKGVFRTVREEVIAGGEMMKGKVYKGLLARLKRGDEYIAEVEVSSVQRQHQEAKEVFEGEMCGLSLKTTRKVVVEEGDTLEFFTRELVKKTL; the protein is encoded by the coding sequence ATGACAGAAAAGATTGTCGCAATCGCAGATTCAGTAACCGTCGGAGAGCTCGCTACCACCTTGAATCTACCGGTCACGACGCTCATTGGCGAGCTGTTTAAGAATGGTATCGCGGCGACGATTAATCAGCGACTGGACTTTGAGACGGCGTCGATCATCGTTGAAGAGCTGGGCCTTGAGGTAACGCTTAAGAAAAAGGAGGCGGCTGTTGGCCGCGCCCGCGTGGAACATACACTGTCGGAAAGGGCAGTACCGCGCCCACCGATTGTGGCGGTGATGGGGCATGTTGATCACGGCAAGACGAGCTTGCTGGATGCGATTTTGGGTAACAAGACTGCTGCAGGCGAGGCCGGTGGTATTACGCAACACATTAGTGCCTACCAAACGAGGCGTAATGGGCGGATGATTACACTGCTCGACACTCCAGGGCATGAGGCATTTGCAGCGCTGCGGCAACATGGTGCGGTGCTGACTGATGTGGTGATTATTGTGGTAGCGGCTGACGATGGCGTCAAGCCGCAGACGGTCGAGGCGATTCGATTTGCCCGTTCGGCTAACGCGAAAATCGTGGTGGCGATCAATAAAATTGACAAAGATACCGCCAACCCACAGCTGGTAAAAACGCAACTGGCATCTGAGCATGGCCTTAATCCTGAGGAGTGGGGTGGCGATACGGTGATGGTGGAAGTCAGCGCCAAGACTGGTCAGAATTTGGATAAGCTGCTGGACATGGTGCTACTCGTAGCAGATATGGAAGATTTGCGGGCGGATGAGGACGTGCCGGCGGAAGGCTTGGTGATTGAGGCACATATGGAAACTGGGCGCGGCGCGGTGGTTGGGCTACTCGTCGAGCACGGTCAGCTAAAACCAGCGCATTATCTGGTGGCCGGCACGGCGTACGGTCGAGTACGAACAATGTCGGACTTTCGTGGTCAGACAATGAAAATGGCCGGCCCGAGTACACCTGTTAACGTAACTGGATTTAAGGAGCTGCCGCAGTTTGGTGATAGCTTTCGGTTGGCTAAAAATGAGAAAGAGGCGCGGCATTTGGCGCAGGCAGCGCGCCTAGAGCAGGAAAAAATGGCTGCCAGCACCAATGTCACCAGCTCGGATATTTTGAAAATGATGAGTCAGCAGCATGACGCTGAGTCGTTCAATGTTCTCGTCAAGGCTGATGTTCAGGGGTCGCTCACGTCGGTGATTGATAGCCTGAAATTGATTGATACAGGTGGCTTGGTGGATCTACATGTCATCGGTAGTGGGGTTGGTAATATTTCAGAAAATGACATTCATCTGGCAGTTGGCGAGAACACGGTCATTTATGGTTTTAATGTTGATCTGCCGCCAGCAGTGAAGCGCCTGGCAGCACGTGAGCATGTTGAGGTGCGGCTGTATCGAGTGATTTATGAACTACTTGATAACGCCAAGCAATCCATGGAAGCGTTACTGGCCCCAGAGGTCGTCGAGACCGAGGTCGGCCAGCTGAGCGTTAAGGGCGTGTTCCGAACGGTGCGCGAAGAGGTGATCGCTGGCGGTGAGATGATGAAGGGTAAGGTTTATAAGGGTTTGCTAGCGCGTCTGAAGCGTGGCGATGAGTACATCGCCGAGGTTGAAGTGTCGTCTGTTCAGCGTCAACATCAGGAAGCCAAAGAAGTGTTTGAGGGTGAAATGTGTGGTCTCAGCCTCAAAACTACGCGAAAAGTCGTTGTCGAGGAGGGCGACACACTGGAGTTCTTTACACGGGAGCTGGTGAAGAAGACGTTGTAA
- the gyrB gene encoding DNA topoisomerase (ATP-hydrolyzing) subunit B, with translation MAKQTDKQAYDGSQIQVLEGLEPVRKRPGMYIGSTGYDGIHHLIKEIADNSIDEAIAGHATRVEVVLLEDGGVQVTDDGRGIPVDKHPKTGLSTLETVLTVLHAGGKFGGGGYKVSSGLHGVGSSVVNALSTKMIAEVVRNGQLYRVVFATGGIAEPLKKVGKTDRSTGTRIIFYPDPTIFKETVEFDYKWVVSYLRHQAYLTKGVHTSVIDNRTGERQSFYFEGGIQSYVKHLNIGKDVLSNDVFYVEKQVEDCMVEIAVQYNDTYIETVKPFANNVLTPDGGTHLIGFRSALTRVINDYARKNGLLKEKEDNLTGDDIREGLTAIILVKLPDPQFEGQTKNKLGNPEMRRYVEQVMNEYFAYYLEENPSIAKKIVGKATLAARARKAARAARDNVIRKGALDGMGLPGKLWDCSSKSPSDSEIYIVEGNSAAGSAKEGRDSKTQAILPLRGKVLNTERARLDKMFANKEIVAMIQAFGVGIGDQFDINGLRYHKIIIMTDADVDGSHIATLLLTFLFRYMKEVVEGGYVYLAKPPLYSINRGQKKIYAYDEAEKDKVLAGLIAEKKERGTVIDDEQDVTKQAGVTISRFKGLGEMDADQLWETTMNPENRVLIQVSVEDAEEADAIFTRLMGDDVSLRKNFIQSWAKNANLEDLDI, from the coding sequence ATGGCTAAACAAACAGATAAGCAAGCCTACGATGGCTCGCAAATCCAGGTTTTGGAGGGTCTCGAACCGGTGCGTAAGCGGCCAGGAATGTACATTGGTAGCACGGGATATGATGGTATTCACCATTTGATCAAGGAGATCGCTGATAACTCAATTGACGAGGCAATCGCGGGCCATGCGACGAGAGTAGAGGTGGTGCTGTTAGAAGACGGTGGTGTGCAGGTGACTGATGATGGGCGCGGTATTCCGGTTGATAAACATCCAAAAACTGGTTTGTCTACTCTAGAAACGGTGCTGACAGTACTGCATGCTGGCGGTAAGTTTGGCGGCGGTGGCTACAAAGTGTCTTCTGGACTTCACGGCGTAGGCTCAAGCGTGGTAAACGCGCTTTCAACCAAAATGATCGCTGAAGTAGTGCGTAATGGTCAGCTGTACCGCGTGGTGTTTGCAACTGGTGGTATCGCTGAACCACTGAAGAAGGTTGGTAAAACCGATCGGTCAACCGGAACGCGCATAATATTCTACCCAGATCCAACGATTTTTAAGGAGACGGTGGAGTTTGACTATAAGTGGGTGGTTAGTTATCTGCGCCACCAGGCATACCTCACCAAAGGCGTGCACACCTCGGTTATCGACAATCGAACAGGTGAGCGACAGTCATTTTACTTTGAGGGCGGTATTCAGAGCTACGTGAAGCACCTCAACATTGGCAAAGATGTTTTATCAAACGATGTCTTTTATGTTGAGAAACAGGTTGAAGATTGCATGGTCGAGATTGCCGTACAGTATAATGATACTTACATTGAGACAGTAAAGCCGTTCGCCAATAACGTGCTAACACCAGATGGCGGCACACACTTGATCGGTTTTCGCTCAGCATTAACCAGGGTTATCAACGACTACGCGCGTAAGAATGGCCTACTGAAAGAAAAGGAAGATAACCTGACCGGTGACGACATTCGTGAGGGTCTGACGGCAATTATCTTAGTCAAGCTGCCCGATCCGCAGTTTGAAGGTCAGACCAAGAACAAACTTGGTAATCCAGAAATGCGCCGCTATGTCGAGCAGGTGATGAACGAGTATTTTGCGTATTATCTCGAGGAGAACCCGAGTATTGCTAAGAAAATTGTCGGCAAGGCGACCTTGGCGGCCCGGGCGCGTAAGGCGGCGCGAGCAGCCCGTGACAATGTGATCCGTAAGGGCGCACTTGATGGTATGGGGCTGCCGGGTAAACTGTGGGATTGTTCAAGCAAAAGCCCGAGTGATAGCGAGATTTATATTGTTGAGGGTAACTCAGCAGCGGGTTCAGCCAAAGAGGGCCGTGACAGTAAAACCCAGGCGATTTTGCCACTTCGTGGTAAGGTGCTGAATACTGAACGAGCGCGACTTGATAAAATGTTCGCTAATAAAGAGATTGTGGCGATGATTCAGGCATTTGGTGTTGGTATCGGTGATCAGTTTGACATCAATGGTCTGCGTTACCACAAAATTATCATCATGACCGATGCTGATGTTGACGGTAGTCATATCGCGACGTTGCTTTTGACATTCCTGTTTCGCTATATGAAAGAGGTGGTTGAGGGTGGCTATGTGTACCTCGCCAAGCCGCCGTTGTACTCCATCAACCGTGGGCAGAAGAAAATCTACGCATATGACGAGGCGGAGAAAGACAAAGTATTGGCAGGTCTTATCGCTGAAAAGAAGGAACGCGGTACGGTCATTGACGATGAGCAGGATGTCACCAAGCAGGCTGGCGTGACAATTTCACGATTTAAGGGTCTTGGTGAGATGGATGCCGACCAGCTGTGGGAGACAACGATGAATCCAGAAAATCGTGTATTGATTCAGGTCAGTGTGGAAGACGCCGAAGAGGCGGATGCGATCTTTACGCGGTTGATGGGCGATGACGTGAGTTTGCGCAAAAACTTTATTCAAAGCTGGGCAAAAAATGCTAACTTGGAGGATTTGGATATTTAA
- a CDS encoding divergent PAP2 family protein, with protein MPMQYILIPGIAWFVAQSSKHLARLFGRNRRVTQSNPRSPVLFSGGMPSAHSATVVSLALTIGYYQGWESPLFGLAAWFAAIVLYDAVMVRFSSGQQGDLLNRVVQKDYPKLSTIRVAHGHTLPEMLVGAAVGTVVTFVVIFATR; from the coding sequence GTGCCGATGCAATACATCCTGATACCGGGCATCGCGTGGTTTGTAGCGCAGTCATCAAAGCATCTGGCCCGGCTGTTTGGCCGTAATCGTCGAGTTACACAGTCGAACCCCCGTTCGCCGGTATTATTTTCGGGTGGTATGCCGAGCGCTCACAGTGCAACGGTGGTGTCGCTTGCGCTGACTATCGGCTACTACCAGGGATGGGAGAGTCCGCTGTTTGGCCTGGCTGCGTGGTTCGCGGCGATCGTATTGTATGATGCGGTGATGGTGCGGTTCTCCTCTGGACAGCAAGGTGACTTGCTCAATAGAGTGGTGCAAAAAGATTATCCAAAACTGTCAACGATTAGGGTGGCGCATGGTCATACACTGCCAGAAATGCTTGTCGGGGCGGCCGTGGGCACGGTTGTAACCTTTGTTGTAATTTTCGCTACAAGATAA
- the pyrD gene encoding dihydroorotate dehydrogenase (quinone), with product MYKRFVKPVLFLLTPDFTHKLIVFCGRVTQVLPPVRWAIRKSWSFQDKSLRQEINSVTFSNPIGLSAGFDKNVQLSPLMEDVGFGFASGGSVTLEPRKGNRRPWFHRLPKTKSVVVYAGMPNYGLKKISRYVRRNRWRLNDMPTVMSVAVVANKTTIERAGGRPAKQAIINDVKKATEYINNNKLASVVEINISCPNAGKEPFIEAEPLDALLTTLDSVPRDVPFWVKMPHLYDVEQFDSLLKVIVQHNVQGVTVANLVKDRSKIDIKDPLTDEIRGGLSGAPTREHSLDLIRHTYKKYGDRLTIIGVGGVFSAEDAYAKIKAGASLVGLITGLFFEGPQLIGQINRGLVELLKKDGFSHISEAVGADFRSEPKKAKKL from the coding sequence ATGTATAAACGCTTTGTTAAACCGGTTTTATTTTTATTAACGCCAGACTTTACGCATAAGCTGATTGTTTTTTGCGGTCGTGTGACACAGGTATTGCCGCCTGTTCGGTGGGCTATTCGTAAGTCATGGAGTTTTCAGGATAAGTCGCTCCGACAGGAGATTAATAGTGTCACTTTTTCTAATCCAATTGGCTTATCGGCAGGGTTTGATAAAAATGTCCAGCTGTCACCGCTCATGGAGGACGTTGGTTTTGGGTTTGCTTCGGGTGGGTCGGTGACGCTAGAGCCGAGGAAAGGGAATCGGCGGCCATGGTTTCATCGTTTGCCGAAGACAAAGTCGGTGGTGGTGTATGCTGGTATGCCAAATTATGGTCTAAAAAAGATTAGCCGCTATGTCCGCCGTAATCGGTGGCGGCTAAATGACATGCCGACGGTTATGTCAGTAGCAGTTGTGGCAAATAAAACAACGATTGAACGGGCTGGCGGTCGTCCAGCCAAGCAGGCAATTATTAATGATGTAAAAAAAGCAACAGAATATATTAATAATAACAAATTGGCGAGTGTTGTAGAAATTAATATCTCCTGTCCTAATGCTGGCAAAGAGCCGTTTATTGAGGCAGAGCCGCTTGATGCATTGTTGACAACACTTGATAGTGTACCGCGTGACGTGCCGTTTTGGGTGAAAATGCCGCATTTGTACGATGTAGAACAATTCGATTCGCTACTAAAAGTTATCGTTCAGCATAACGTCCAGGGTGTGACGGTGGCTAATTTGGTAAAAGACCGTAGTAAAATTGACATCAAAGATCCACTGACTGATGAAATTCGCGGTGGGCTGAGTGGTGCGCCAACGCGCGAGCATAGCCTAGATCTAATTCGCCATACATATAAGAAATACGGCGATAGATTGACGATTATTGGCGTCGGCGGAGTGTTTTCGGCTGAGGATGCGTATGCCAAAATTAAGGCTGGTGCTAGTCTGGTTGGTTTGATTACTGGGCTGTTTTTTGAAGGGCCGCAGCTAATTGGACAAATCAATCGCGGGTTAGTGGAGCTATTGAAAAAGGACGGTTTTTCTCATATCTCCGAGGCAGTTGGCGCGGATTTTCGCAGCGAGCCAAAAAAGGCGAAAAAACTTTGA
- a CDS encoding S1 RNA-binding domain-containing protein, whose translation MANPLTMDDLLAQASDSVKQLTAGEVVHGTILSIKKHEVLIDLGPLGVGLVPRREVSMSNNYAEGDEVTASVVEVELDNGYSLLSMRKAARDRGWDEVAAKLESGEIVTVTPYDANRGGLLAEYEGVRGFLPVSQLSAEHYPRVGSNDKDEILQRLNVLVNKEIRVRILDADRKANKLIFSEKEAIKEGLAERFEKLSVGDTVKGIVTGVVDFGVFVNVEGIEGLIHISEISWERVNNPSDYVKVGQTVEAKIIAIDKERLSLSMKQLTKDPWLDEVEQFKSGEDVEGTVTRITPFGAFVQLSPAVEALVHVSELGGDGTDPEKVFTLNERKTFTVLEIDKDNRKISLSLAGGKKK comes from the coding sequence ATGGCAAATCCATTGACCATGGACGATCTGCTTGCTCAGGCGAGCGACTCCGTGAAACAGCTGACCGCGGGCGAGGTTGTGCACGGAACTATTTTATCAATAAAGAAACACGAAGTTCTGATTGATCTGGGGCCTTTGGGCGTTGGCTTGGTGCCGCGCCGTGAGGTGAGTATGTCGAACAATTACGCAGAAGGTGACGAGGTAACTGCGAGTGTTGTCGAGGTTGAGCTGGACAACGGTTATTCACTTTTGAGCATGCGTAAAGCGGCGCGCGATCGTGGCTGGGACGAGGTCGCCGCCAAATTGGAGAGCGGTGAAATTGTAACGGTGACACCGTACGACGCCAATCGTGGTGGTCTGTTGGCTGAATATGAAGGGGTGCGCGGTTTCTTGCCGGTATCGCAGCTATCGGCTGAGCATTATCCGCGAGTTGGTTCAAATGACAAGGACGAGATCTTGCAGCGGCTTAACGTACTGGTCAACAAAGAGATTCGCGTTCGGATTTTGGATGCTGATCGCAAGGCGAACAAGCTCATCTTTTCTGAAAAAGAAGCCATCAAAGAGGGCCTGGCGGAGCGGTTTGAGAAATTGTCAGTCGGCGATACCGTCAAGGGTATCGTGACTGGCGTGGTAGACTTTGGCGTATTTGTGAACGTTGAGGGAATTGAGGGACTGATTCACATCTCAGAAATTAGCTGGGAGCGGGTCAACAATCCGAGTGATTACGTCAAGGTTGGCCAGACTGTGGAGGCAAAGATTATCGCTATTGATAAGGAGCGCCTCAGCTTGAGCATGAAGCAACTGACGAAGGACCCATGGCTGGATGAAGTGGAGCAGTTCAAGTCAGGCGAGGACGTCGAAGGCACAGTCACACGGATTACACCGTTTGGTGCGTTTGTGCAGTTGAGTCCGGCCGTCGAGGCTCTCGTTCACGTTTCGGAGCTGGGTGGCGATGGGACTGACCCGGAGAAAGTCTTTACATTAAATGAGCGCAAGACCTTTACGGTGCTCGAAATTGATAAAGATAATCGCAAAATTTCGCTGTCGCTGGCTGGCGGCAAGAAAAAATAG